In Fibrobacter sp. UWB15, the following proteins share a genomic window:
- a CDS encoding bifunctional diaminohydroxyphosphoribosylaminopyrimidine deaminase/5-amino-6-(5-phosphoribosylamino)uracil reductase has product MNYLNLAFENSLFSVGISRPNPAVGAVVVRDGIVVGKGRTQRPGNAHAEVMALRDAGELARGAAIYVTLEPCCHYGRTPPCTKAIIEAGIKEVYFAHADPNPVVRGKSRSILEEAGIKVYEGQDACERAIADTGWIDSCSHDGCKVLSGNPAAMAGEPETRAEAIAEARMLFHEIERFFEAYDFYVRNKATFVEIKSAISQEGYMGAVVGGAKGTACNAPLKITAQGANCWNHELRAMSDAILVGAGTVLADNPSLDVRLAQGNNPVKIIWAGHHEFSADEVATLRVFQTPVEEGKAPIVFTCVPQPALDKLNAGEAPAAENFAIEVVALSNASFVANWHEMHANLSARGMHRLMVEPGARLAEEIFKCGLWNRLDLWQSSDATVDRALESSGADGLAYPELPTGLVAKESFMIGPDVLTVYSR; this is encoded by the coding sequence ATGAACTACCTTAACCTCGCCTTTGAAAATTCTCTTTTCTCGGTCGGCATCAGCCGTCCGAATCCTGCCGTAGGTGCCGTCGTCGTTCGCGATGGCATCGTTGTCGGGAAGGGGCGTACACAGCGCCCGGGGAATGCTCATGCCGAGGTGATGGCGCTGCGTGACGCGGGCGAGCTCGCCCGCGGGGCGGCCATCTATGTAACTCTTGAACCCTGCTGCCATTATGGCCGCACGCCCCCCTGCACAAAGGCAATCATCGAAGCCGGCATCAAGGAAGTCTACTTCGCGCATGCCGACCCGAATCCGGTGGTGCGCGGCAAGAGCCGAAGCATTTTAGAAGAAGCCGGAATCAAGGTTTACGAAGGTCAGGATGCTTGCGAACGTGCGATTGCCGATACCGGCTGGATCGATTCCTGCTCGCATGACGGCTGCAAGGTACTTTCTGGCAATCCGGCTGCCATGGCGGGGGAGCCTGAAACTCGCGCCGAGGCAATCGCCGAAGCCCGTATGCTCTTTCACGAAATCGAACGCTTCTTCGAAGCCTACGATTTCTATGTCCGCAACAAGGCGACCTTTGTCGAAATCAAGTCGGCCATTTCGCAAGAAGGCTACATGGGGGCGGTTGTAGGTGGTGCAAAGGGTACTGCGTGCAATGCGCCGCTCAAAATCACCGCTCAAGGTGCCAATTGCTGGAATCATGAACTTCGCGCCATGAGCGATGCAATCCTTGTGGGCGCAGGCACCGTACTTGCCGACAATCCCTCGCTCGATGTACGCCTTGCCCAAGGGAATAATCCCGTGAAAATCATCTGGGCCGGGCATCACGAATTTAGCGCTGATGAAGTAGCGACCCTTCGCGTGTTTCAAACGCCTGTAGAAGAAGGCAAGGCACCCATTGTCTTTACATGCGTGCCGCAGCCCGCGCTGGATAAATTGAATGCAGGGGAGGCGCCGGCTGCTGAAAATTTCGCAATTGAAGTCGTCGCTTTAAGTAATGCCTCTTTCGTTGCCAACTGGCACGAAATGCATGCGAATCTTTCTGCCCGCGGCATGCACCGCCTCATGGTTGAGCCGGGTGCACGCCTTGCAGAAGAAATCTTTAAATGCGGTCTTTGGAACCGCCTTGATTTGTGGCAGTCCTCCGACGCAACGGTCGATCGTGCGCTAGAATCTAGCGGCGCCGACGGCCTTGCTTATCCGGAATTACCGACGGGTCTTGTGGCTAAGGAATCCTTCATGATTGGCCCCGACGTGTTGACCGTATACTCCCGCTAG